The Anopheles marshallii chromosome X, idAnoMarsDA_429_01, whole genome shotgun sequence genome includes a window with the following:
- the LOC128708007 gene encoding NCK-interacting protein with SH3 domain: protein MVDSMSQDAESFEMLKALYDFTAVYPKTISFDEGEYFILHQTSARQRNWWQVVSMKGNIGFVPSNYVMKLKVNPLFLNGFLESSIESLRLSTEKEINGIIGREELISRLVEKKRMLEKLLKYELSDSESEPPSPIKMSNGHIKQHDGGYSGDRSAQLKNGPQRHSPPVPADQHQSTAKKSKSSPAVGEAQAAVPPQFIQESPSTGLLAATKHSQPEEPQIPVVVCSTSSTQEPSSTLSELSSVSSEQTEPTSNNTATTGTLTETSDEITAISRIDDRALPGEEPSASGTMPTEAENQTDHELNELETTNNDDVTVSENEPQPCSVKEPHGMGEGDENGGANEAGVPLVVEATTDGRDDGTLASDTEREAGSGAECGESSVATGDDAEPAEDLDKQPPAKVDASEVYQIVDAIRKSSNLSYELSCVALRVVLSELVVLLPPAVVRHLEPVAVHLAAPFDVSDALLGKTHDAHRLRLIFGELSDCKNDSEQRTWMLHEDEADISQYLTELIRILTDADPKICRGEMACDQYQSIINLVLYYQMETRWSIRKLLLAAFRAMCHLDYTTVDILLGSVLPLELVQDMVSNPRNIEKLQELANMLIIIFSIGRRMPINQQDHLRADFIIFLLNIIETPPETDVQEMLPDIMINLILSFNLQFENFAENVVLEAMEQFKTAKTFTEKILLLINREEDPVHTLKHTPMNINPVLKMLVDLFSRPETASIFYTNDNKVLIDILVRQLSDLSAGEPIRKWYLELCRKILRNTNYPEHQHRKQDLMKIFTRIFCEETECSASDQQIVREIANEFPQIFKA from the exons ATGGTAGACAGTATGTCGCAGGATGCTG AGTCCTTTGAAATGCTGAAAGCACTGTACGACTTTACCGCCGTTTATCCCAAGACGATCAGCTTCGACGAGGGCGAGTACTTCATATTGCATCAGACGAGCGCCCGTCAGCGGAACTGGTGGCAGGTGGTCAGCATGAAGGGCAACATCGGATTCGTCCCGTCGAACTACGTGATGAAGCTGAAG GTGAATCCACTCTTCCTAAATGGTTTCCTGGAATCGAGCATAGAATCGTTACGGCTTTCAACGGAGAAGGAAATCAACGGTATCATCGGCCGGGAGGAACTGATCAGTCGGTTGGTTGAGAAGAAGCGAATGCTTGAAAAGCTGCTGAAG TATGAACTGTCTGACAGCGAATCCGAACCGCCATCACCGATAAAAATGAGTAATGGACACATCAAACAACACGATGGTGGTTACAGTGGAG ATCGCAGTGCACAGCTAAAGAATGGCCCGCAGCGGCACTCACCACCCGTACCGGCAGATCAGCATCAATCAACAGCAAAGAAGTCGAAGTCTAGCCCTGCCGTCGGTGAAGCTCAAGCTGCAGTTCCGCCACAATTTATCCAGGAAAGTCCCAGCACAGGTCTGCTGGCGGCGACGAAACATTCGCAGCCTGAGGAACCCCAGataccggtggtggtgtgttcCACCAGCTCGACCCAGGAACCGAGCAGTACCCTGTCCGAATTGTCGTCCGTGTCGTCTGAGCAGACGGAACCGACGAGCAATAATACTGCCACAACCGGTACGCTCACCGAGACGAGCGATGAAATAACGGCCATCTCGCGTATCGACGACCGTGCCCTGCCGGGTGAGGAACCGTCCGCTTCCGGCACGATGCCAACGGAGGCGGAAAATCAAACCGATCACGAGCTGAACGAGCTGGAAACGACCAACAATGATGATGTGACGGTGAGCGAGAATGAACCGCAACCTTGCTCGGTGAAGGAACCTCATGGAATGGGTGAAGGCGATGAAAATGGTGGCGCAAATGAAGCTGGTGTACCGCTGGTGGTGGAAGCGACGACGGATGGTAGAGACGATGGAACTTTGGCAAGCGACACCGAGCGTGAGGCAGGTTCCGGTGCGGAGTGTGGAGAGAGCAGTGTCGCCACGGGCGATGACGCCGAACCGGCGGAAGATCTCGACAAGCAGCCACCCGCGAAGGTGGACGCATCGGAGGTGTACCAGATTGTGGACGCGATTCGGAAGAGTTCGAACCTTAGCTACGAGCTGTCCTGCGTCGCTCTGCGTGTCGTGTTGAGCGAGCTGGTGGTGTTGCTGCCACCGGCCGTCGTGCGACATCTAGAGCCAGTCGCGGTCCATCTCGCTGCACCGTTCGATGTGTCTGATGCTCTGCTAGGCAAAACACACGATGCACATCGGTTGCGACTAATCTTTGGCGAGCTATCGGACTGTAAGAATGATTCCGAGCAGCGCACGTGGATGCTGCATGAGGATGAAGCCGACATTAGCCAGTATCTGACCGAGCTGATCCGCATCCTGACCGATGCAGATCCGAAGATATGTCGTGGCGAAATGGCTTGTGACCAGTACCAGAGCATCATCAACCTGGTGCTGTACTACCAGATGGAAACACGCTGGTCCATCAGGAAGTTGCTGCTGGCGGCGTTCCGGGCAATGTGCCACCTGGACTACACGACGGTCGACATACTGCTTGGTTCGGTTTTACCGCTCGAGCTCGTGCAGGATATGGTGTCGAATCCGCGCAACATCGAAAAGCTGCAAGAACTCGCTAATATGCTTATCATCATCTTTTCGATCGGTCGCCGGATGCCAATCAATCAGCAAG ATCATTTACGTGCggattttattatctttttgcTGAATATTATCGAAACACCGCCGGAAACCGACGTCCAGGAGATGCTACCAGACATTATGATAAACTTGATACTCTCCTTCAATCTGCAGTTTGAAAACTTTGCCGAAAATGTTGTGCTCGAAGCGATGGAACAGTTCAAGACGGCGAAAACGTTCACCGAAAAGATCTTACTGTTGATCAATCGTGAAG AGGATCCAGTACACACTTTAAAGCACACGCCGATGAATATAAATCCGGTGCTGAAGATGCTTGTCGATCTCTTTAGCCGACCAGAAACAGCCTCAATTTTCTACACTAACGATAACAAGGTGTTGATTGATATTTTGGTACGGCAGCTGTCCGATTTGTCTGCAGGTGAACCG ATTCGCAAGTGGTACCTGGAGCTGTGCAGAAAGATATTGCGCAACACCAACTATCCGGAGCACCAGCATCGAAAGCAGGACCTGATGAAGATCTTCACCCGCATCTTCTGCGAAGAGACGGAGTGTAGTGCGAGCGATCAGCAGATCGTACGCGAAATAGCGAACGAATTTCCTCAAATCTTCAAAGCATGA